The Coleofasciculaceae cyanobacterium genome includes a window with the following:
- the surE gene encoding 5'/3'-nucleotidase SurE, which translates to MSNILISNDDGIFALGVRTLADTLAQAGHQVTVVCPDRERSATGHGLTLHQPIRAKEVDSIFDRNVVAWSCSGTPADCVKFALSAVLKIRPDFVYSGINHGPNLGTDVLYSGTVSAAMEGALEGIPSVAFSLASFSAFEFQPAADFALKLVKQLADEDYPKPPLLSVNIPPVEASQIAGVMVTRQGLRRYIEKFAKRLDPRGKSYYWLEGEIVEDIEQPEDVNLPPHILTDVQAIRDRYITITPLQYNLTDAAIVKHLYQQDFFN; encoded by the coding sequence ATGAGCAATATTTTGATTAGCAACGATGATGGTATTTTTGCTTTAGGCGTGCGGACTTTAGCTGATACTCTTGCTCAAGCTGGTCATCAGGTGACGGTGGTTTGCCCAGATCGCGAACGTTCGGCTACTGGACACGGTTTAACCCTTCACCAGCCAATTAGAGCCAAAGAAGTTGATTCTATCTTCGATCGCAATGTAGTTGCATGGTCTTGTTCTGGCACTCCCGCCGACTGTGTTAAGTTTGCCCTCAGCGCTGTCTTAAAAATTCGTCCCGATTTTGTTTATTCGGGGATTAATCATGGTCCAAATTTGGGTACTGATGTTCTATATTCTGGAACGGTATCGGCTGCAATGGAAGGAGCTTTGGAAGGCATTCCCAGTGTAGCATTTAGTTTGGCGAGCTTTTCGGCTTTTGAGTTTCAACCTGCTGCTGATTTTGCCCTTAAACTGGTCAAGCAATTGGCAGATGAGGATTATCCTAAACCACCTTTACTTAGCGTTAATATTCCCCCTGTAGAAGCTTCACAAATAGCGGGGGTGATGGTGACGCGTCAGGGTTTGCGGCGCTATATTGAAAAATTTGCCAAAAGACTCGACCCGCGTGGCAAAAGTTATTATTGGTTAGAAGGAGAAATTGTCGAAGATATTGAGCAGCCAGAAGATGTTAATTTACCGCCTCATATTTTGACTGATGTTCAAGCAATTCGCGATCGCTATATTACTATTACCCCTTTGCAATACAACCTTACTGATGCAGCAATAGTTAAACATCTTTATCAACAAGATTTTTTTAACTAG
- a CDS encoding MBL fold metallo-hydrolase yields MATLQQKRTENIEGNFYVDSSCIDCDTCRWIAPEVYNRQTSQSAVYHQPSTDKEELLAMQALLACPTASIGTVNKPTGIKQAQQTFPIPIENNVYYCGYHSAASYGAASYFIQRPEGNILIDSPRFAAPLVKQIEKMGGIKYMYLTHQDDVADHQKFQQHFNCERILHQDDIQPATKEVEIKLSGYEPVELARDLQIIPVPGHSKGHTVLLYQNKFLFTGDHLAWSSYLEQLSAFPRFCWYSWTEQIKSMEKLANYTFQWVLPGHGRRYHGDVATVKQQMQLCISWMKQQ; encoded by the coding sequence ATGGCTACTTTACAGCAAAAAAGAACAGAAAACATTGAGGGTAATTTCTACGTTGACTCTAGCTGTATCGACTGCGATACTTGCCGTTGGATTGCCCCTGAAGTATATAATCGTCAAACATCTCAATCAGCGGTATATCATCAACCATCCACAGATAAGGAAGAATTGCTGGCAATGCAGGCTCTTTTGGCTTGTCCTACCGCTTCTATTGGCACAGTAAATAAACCAACGGGAATTAAGCAAGCGCAACAGACTTTTCCGATCCCAATCGAAAACAATGTTTATTACTGTGGCTATCATTCAGCGGCCTCTTATGGTGCAGCTAGCTATTTTATCCAACGACCAGAAGGCAATATTTTAATTGATTCACCTCGATTTGCTGCACCGCTAGTTAAGCAGATCGAAAAAATGGGTGGCATCAAATATATGTACCTTACCCATCAAGACGATGTTGCCGATCATCAAAAGTTTCAGCAGCATTTTAATTGCGAGCGTATTTTACATCAAGACGACATTCAGCCAGCTACCAAAGAAGTTGAAATTAAACTATCAGGATACGAACCTGTAGAATTAGCTCGAGATCTACAAATTATCCCTGTACCAGGACATAGCAAGGGTCATACAGTATTGCTTTATCAAAACAAGTTTCTCTTCACAGGAGATCATCTAGCTTGGTCGTCTTATCTTGAGCAGCTTTCTGCTTTTCCTCGTTTTTGCTGGTATTCCTGGACAGAACAAATAAAATCAATGGAAAAACTGGCTAACTACACTTTTCAGTGGGTTTTGCCTGGTCATGGTCGTCGCTATCACGGTGATGTTGCTACTGTTAAACAGCAAATGCAGCTGTGTATTAGTTGGATGAAACAACAATAA
- the psbV gene encoding photosystem II cytochrome c-550, giving the protein MLKRFLLAAIAALFLAIQFNIGSVNAVELDESIRTVPRNDKGDTITLSLKEVKQGQKVFVNSCTYCHKGGVTKTNPNVNLGLTALSGAYPARDNIEGIVDYLKHPTTYDGEKDIYEFHPNTTRSDLYPIMRNLTDEDLQAVAGHILIQPEIRGILWGGGKVYN; this is encoded by the coding sequence ATGTTGAAGCGATTTTTATTGGCTGCTATAGCTGCTCTATTTTTGGCAATTCAATTTAATATTGGTAGCGTTAATGCAGTTGAACTAGACGAAAGTATTCGTACTGTTCCACGTAATGACAAAGGTGACACAATCACTTTGAGTCTAAAAGAAGTTAAACAAGGACAAAAAGTATTTGTTAATAGCTGTACCTACTGTCATAAAGGTGGCGTGACTAAAACTAATCCTAACGTTAATTTGGGTTTAACTGCATTGTCTGGTGCATATCCTGCTAGAGACAATATCGAGGGAATTGTTGATTATCTTAAGCATCCTACAACCTATGATGGCGAGAAAGATATTTATGAATTTCACCCCAATACTACCCGCTCGGATCTTTATCCAATTATGCGTAATTTGACTGATGAAGATCTACAGGCTGTTGCAGGACATATTCTAATTCAACCCGAAATCCGCGGCATCCTTTGGGGTGGCGGTAAGGTTTACAACTAG
- a CDS encoding translation initiation factor IF-2 translates to MGFAELSIADIAAEYKLEEQAVFELCDRFKINYKNERTCLALEDAKTIIMEILATKTNSEAK, encoded by the coding sequence ATGGGTTTTGCAGAACTGTCAATTGCTGATATTGCAGCAGAATATAAGCTTGAAGAACAAGCCGTATTTGAGCTTTGCGATCGCTTTAAAATCAACTATAAAAATGAACGCACCTGTTTAGCATTAGAAGATGCCAAAACAATAATCATGGAAATTTTGGCCACTAAGACCAATTCAGAAGCTAAGTAA
- the cobA gene encoding uroporphyrinogen-III C-methyltransferase, whose product MNQRKYIGKVYLVGAGPGDPGLLTIKGKTLLEHADVVIYDALVSAEILAMIDPQAEKINAGKRKDRHSLPQAQTTDLLRLKAETNPIVVRLKGGDPFVFGRGGEEMADLVKAGVEVEVVPGITSGIAAPAYAGIPVTHRHYNSSVTFVTGHEATEKYRPEVNWQAIAQGSETIVIYMGVHNLPRIIPLLLAGGMTPQTPIALIRWGTRPDQTQLIGTLVTIVEQVAATQFQAPAIAVIGQVVDLRSLLFPHTTAKANS is encoded by the coding sequence ATGAATCAACGAAAATATATAGGTAAGGTTTATTTGGTGGGAGCAGGTCCAGGAGATCCTGGATTACTGACGATCAAAGGAAAAACTCTCTTAGAACACGCTGATGTAGTTATTTATGATGCCTTGGTTAGCGCTGAAATACTAGCCATGATCGACCCTCAAGCCGAAAAAATTAACGCAGGCAAGCGCAAGGATCGTCATTCTTTGCCTCAAGCTCAGACAACAGATTTATTGCGACTAAAAGCTGAAACTAACCCCATTGTAGTGCGTCTCAAAGGGGGCGATCCCTTTGTTTTTGGTAGAGGCGGGGAAGAAATGGCCGATTTGGTCAAAGCAGGGGTAGAGGTAGAGGTCGTCCCAGGAATCACTTCAGGAATTGCTGCTCCAGCCTATGCAGGCATTCCCGTTACCCATCGTCACTATAATTCATCGGTTACTTTTGTGACTGGACACGAAGCCACCGAAAAATATCGCCCAGAAGTGAACTGGCAGGCGATCGCTCAAGGTTCGGAAACGATTGTCATCTATATGGGAGTACACAATTTGCCGCGGATTATTCCTCTGTTATTAGCAGGAGGTATGACTCCCCAAACCCCCATTGCTTTGATTCGTTGGGGAACCAGACCAGACCAGACTCAACTAATTGGAACTTTAGTCACCATCGTCGAACAAGTTGCAGCTACACAATTTCAAGCACCAGCGATCGCGGTAATTGGTCAAGTAGTGGATTTGCGCTCTTTGTTGTTCCCTCATACGACCGCCAAAGCTAACAGCTGA
- a CDS encoding sirohydrochlorin chelatase has protein sequence MLSKEPLIDVAALELAPTSLNETLVNFAQKAKQQGLEQIKVIPLFLAPGVHVQQDIPAEIALAIKQINNQVTIELSPYLGKYSGIVPLLSRKFAELSAQTRILIAHGSRLSGVNNYYQNLASQLNATIAYWSVAPKFAQHIELQIASGTKKMAIVPYFLFPGKITEAITQEIALLQQKHTQVELVLGQPLGATEVLAELIAQEA, from the coding sequence TTGTTGTCAAAAGAGCCTTTGATAGACGTAGCTGCTTTGGAGTTAGCTCCCACATCTTTAAACGAAACCTTAGTGAACTTTGCTCAAAAAGCAAAACAGCAAGGACTCGAGCAGATTAAGGTTATACCGTTATTTTTAGCGCCTGGAGTTCATGTTCAGCAAGATATTCCCGCTGAAATTGCTTTAGCCATAAAACAAATTAATAATCAAGTTACTATTGAATTATCTCCGTATTTAGGTAAATATTCGGGAATAGTTCCACTGCTATCACGTAAATTTGCCGAACTATCGGCTCAAACGCGTATTTTAATTGCTCACGGAAGTCGGTTATCGGGAGTAAATAATTACTACCAAAACTTGGCTAGCCAGTTGAACGCGACGATCGCCTATTGGTCTGTTGCACCTAAATTTGCTCAACATATTGAATTACAAATAGCATCTGGCACTAAAAAGATGGCAATTGTGCCCTATTTTTTGTTTCCTGGGAAAATTACTGAGGCGATCACTCAAGAAATTGCCCTCCTCCAACAAAAGCATACTCAGGTGGAATTAGTTTTGGGTCAGCCATTAGGAGCAACCGAAGTTTTAGCGGAATTGATTGCCCAGGAAGCTTAA